One stretch of Pseudoalteromonas shioyasakiensis DNA includes these proteins:
- the thiL gene encoding thiamine-phosphate kinase → MKEFELINRYFKGRGIIRHDVNLGIGDDCALVSVPENCQLAVTTDTLVAGVHFFDDISPRALGHRALAVNLSDLAAMGAEPTWISVGLTLPEVNIEWLEEFTEGMHEIAEYFNVQIIGGDTTQGPLTITICAKGIVPEGKALRRSGAKVGDWIYVTGPLGDAGVAIEARKQGLDIAPEHLNYLNNRFDYPTPRVAAGQVLRGAASAAIDISDGLLADLGHILALSQVSAVINVDKVPVSDALNSSIPRAEQFDYILNYGDDYELLFTVPESNKSMVDMKLRQYGVEASCVGQIKSGESDIELLLDGEKFNYQGKGFQHFTKEPV, encoded by the coding sequence ATGAAGGAATTTGAATTAATCAATCGTTACTTTAAAGGCCGTGGTATTATTCGCCATGATGTGAACCTAGGTATTGGTGACGATTGTGCCTTGGTATCTGTGCCTGAAAACTGCCAATTGGCAGTAACAACAGACACGTTAGTTGCGGGGGTACACTTTTTTGATGACATCTCTCCTCGTGCTCTTGGGCATCGAGCTTTAGCTGTTAACTTAAGTGATCTGGCGGCTATGGGTGCAGAACCAACGTGGATTTCGGTTGGCTTAACTTTGCCAGAAGTAAACATAGAATGGCTTGAAGAGTTCACCGAAGGTATGCATGAAATTGCAGAGTACTTCAATGTGCAGATCATTGGCGGTGATACCACCCAAGGCCCTTTAACTATTACAATTTGTGCTAAAGGCATCGTACCTGAAGGCAAAGCACTACGTCGTAGTGGTGCTAAAGTTGGCGATTGGATTTATGTAACAGGCCCATTAGGTGATGCTGGTGTGGCAATTGAAGCTCGTAAACAAGGACTTGATATTGCCCCTGAACATTTAAATTATTTAAATAATCGCTTTGATTACCCGACTCCGCGTGTTGCAGCGGGGCAGGTGTTACGAGGTGCAGCCTCTGCGGCGATTGATATATCTGATGGCTTATTAGCTGATTTAGGACATATTTTAGCGCTATCGCAAGTCAGTGCTGTGATCAATGTCGATAAAGTGCCAGTCTCTGATGCACTAAACTCTTCAATTCCACGTGCAGAGCAGTTTGATTATATCTTAAATTACGGTGACGATTATGAGTTGCTGTTTACTGTGCCTGAAAGTAATAAAAGCATGGTTGATATGAAGTTGCGCCAATATGGTGTTGAAGCAAGTTGTGTTGGGCAAATTAAAAGTGGCGAAAGTGACATTGAACTATTACTTGATGGTGAAAAATTTAACTATCAAGGCAAGGGTTTTCAGCACTTCACGAAGGAGCCGGTTTGA
- a CDS encoding phosphatidylglycerophosphatase A, producing MSNNRLFNLKRPHQFFGLGFGLGLAPKAPGTFGTFAALPFIFTTMYFPLWLQIVFAIVISVFGIWACGKTADDLGVHDHPAIVWDEVAGYYITMIGAALNWQSLLVGFLLFRFFDIAKPGPIRILDRRLHGGLGIMADDILAGIFSLICVQALFKAGYLPF from the coding sequence TTGAGCAATAACCGTTTATTCAATTTAAAACGCCCACACCAATTTTTTGGTTTGGGTTTTGGCTTAGGCCTTGCGCCTAAAGCTCCAGGCACCTTTGGTACCTTTGCTGCATTGCCGTTTATTTTTACCACAATGTACTTTCCGCTATGGTTACAGATTGTGTTTGCAATCGTGATCAGCGTATTTGGTATTTGGGCATGTGGTAAAACGGCAGATGACTTAGGGGTACACGATCATCCTGCCATTGTTTGGGATGAAGTTGCTGGTTATTATATCACCATGATTGGTGCTGCACTGAATTGGCAGTCACTGTTGGTTGGTTTTTTGTTGTTTCGTTTTTTTGATATCGCTAAACCAGGTCCTATCAGAATTCTCGATAGACGTTTACACGGTGGCTTGGGCATCATGGCTGATGATATTTTAGCAGGTATATTTTCATTAATTTGTGTTCAAGCCTTGTTTAAAGCTGGCTATTTGCCTTTTTAA
- a CDS encoding riboflavin synthase: MFTGIIEATGKIVELTQKQGDLAIRIQSTNLDMKDVKLGDSIATNGVCLTVVAKHSDGFSADLSNETISLTGFAHYKKGQTVNLEKAMQPVSRLGGHLVSGHVDGIATVESISPNARATEYWLSTDNDLMKYIPYKGSVCIDGISLTVNEVEQNRFKLTIVPHTAEQTTIAEFQVGTQVNLEVDQIARYLERLIKGAEQPSRSDISMSLLAQAGFIK; this comes from the coding sequence ATGTTTACTGGAATTATTGAAGCAACAGGTAAAATTGTTGAACTAACACAAAAGCAAGGCGATCTGGCTATTCGTATTCAAAGCACTAATTTGGATATGAAAGACGTCAAGCTCGGTGACAGTATTGCCACTAATGGTGTGTGTTTAACGGTTGTCGCTAAACATAGCGATGGTTTTAGTGCTGACTTATCTAACGAAACAATCAGCTTAACTGGGTTTGCGCATTATAAAAAAGGACAAACAGTCAACCTCGAAAAAGCCATGCAACCCGTTTCTCGCCTAGGCGGGCATTTAGTATCAGGTCATGTTGATGGTATTGCGACTGTAGAAAGTATCAGTCCTAATGCCCGTGCAACAGAGTACTGGTTAAGTACAGACAATGATTTAATGAAATACATTCCGTACAAAGGTTCGGTATGTATTGATGGCATTAGCTTAACGGTCAATGAGGTCGAACAAAACCGCTTTAAGCTTACTATTGTTCCGCATACCGCTGAGCAAACAACGATTGCAGAATTTCAGGTGGGTACTCAGGTGAACTTAGAAGTTGACCAGATTGCTCGCTATTTAGAGCGCCTAATAAAAGGGGCCGAACAACCTTCCCGTTCAGACATATCAATGAGCTTGCTAGCACAAGCTGGCTTTATTAAATAA
- the nusB gene encoding transcription antitermination factor NusB, whose translation MKPAARRKARILALQAVYSWQLSGNPIADIEQQMLIENDVTKIDVEYFKDLARGVVVNCKQLDEIVAPHLARPADELDMVEKAILRLSGYELKFREDVPYKVAINEGIELAKMFGAEDSHKFVNGVLDKAVKELRK comes from the coding sequence GTGAAACCAGCAGCAAGACGTAAAGCACGTATCTTAGCACTTCAAGCCGTATACTCTTGGCAGTTAAGCGGTAACCCGATTGCTGATATTGAACAGCAAATGTTAATTGAAAATGATGTGACTAAGATCGACGTCGAATATTTCAAAGACCTAGCACGCGGTGTTGTTGTTAACTGTAAGCAATTAGATGAAATCGTTGCGCCACATTTAGCACGCCCAGCAGATGAGTTAGACATGGTCGAAAAAGCAATTTTACGTCTGTCTGGCTATGAGCTGAAATTCCGTGAAGACGTACCTTACAAAGTAGCAATCAATGAAGGCATTGAGCTTGCTAAGATGTTTGGTGCTGAAGACAGTCATAAGTTTGTCAACGGTGTACTTGATAAAGCAGTGAAAGAACTGCGTAAGTAA
- the ribB gene encoding 3,4-dihydroxy-2-butanone-4-phosphate synthase has product MNLHSAQEIIDDIKAGKMVILMDDEDRENEGDLIIAAEHISADAINFMATHGRGLICLTMTQERCQQLELPLMVKNNGAAFSTNFTMSIEAAKGVTTGISAADRARTVQAAIAKGAVPSDIVQPGHIFPIMAQPGGVLTRAGHTEAGCDLARLAGLEPSSVIVEILNADGTMARRPDLEIFAKEHDLKIGTIADLIEYRNLNETTIERVAKCKLPTDHGEFDLVTYKDTIDGQLHYVLQKGEVSKDEPTLVRVHLQSTFNDILLSDRSADRSWGLSDAMAYIAEHNGVLVILGKQESTEDLEATVKAFAAQDAGENVSHRKFQGTSRTVGVGSQILADLGIEKMRLMSRPKKYHALSGFHLEVVDYVEPQS; this is encoded by the coding sequence ATGAATTTACACAGCGCGCAAGAAATTATCGATGACATTAAAGCCGGTAAAATGGTTATTTTAATGGACGATGAAGACAGAGAAAACGAAGGCGATTTAATCATCGCAGCAGAGCATATCAGTGCAGATGCCATCAACTTTATGGCAACGCATGGCCGTGGTTTAATTTGTTTAACTATGACACAAGAGCGTTGTCAACAGTTAGAGTTACCACTCATGGTTAAAAATAATGGTGCTGCTTTTTCGACTAACTTCACCATGTCTATTGAAGCGGCGAAAGGCGTAACGACAGGTATTTCTGCAGCTGATCGTGCTCGTACAGTACAAGCTGCTATTGCTAAAGGTGCCGTGCCAAGCGATATTGTTCAACCGGGGCATATCTTTCCTATTATGGCGCAGCCAGGTGGCGTGCTAACTCGAGCGGGTCATACCGAAGCGGGTTGTGATTTAGCGCGTTTAGCGGGCCTTGAGCCTTCATCAGTGATTGTTGAAATCTTAAATGCTGATGGCACTATGGCACGTCGCCCAGATCTTGAAATTTTTGCTAAAGAGCATGACTTAAAGATTGGCACTATTGCAGATTTAATCGAATACAGAAACCTAAACGAAACCACCATCGAGCGTGTTGCCAAGTGTAAATTGCCAACAGATCACGGCGAATTTGATTTAGTTACTTACAAAGACACCATTGATGGTCAACTTCACTATGTCCTACAAAAAGGTGAAGTATCTAAAGATGAGCCGACGTTAGTTCGTGTTCACTTACAAAGTACCTTCAATGACATCTTATTATCAGATAGAAGTGCTGATCGTAGCTGGGGCTTATCAGATGCTATGGCTTATATCGCTGAGCACAACGGCGTACTGGTTATTTTAGGTAAGCAAGAATCAACGGAAGACCTAGAAGCAACCGTTAAAGCATTTGCTGCACAAGATGCTGGCGAAAATGTTAGTCACCGTAAATTCCAAGGTACATCGCGTACTGTGGGGGTGGGTTCACAGATCCTTGCTGATTTAGGTATTGAAAAGATGCGCTTGATGAGCCGTCCTAAAAAGTACCATGCGTTATCTGGTTTCCACTTAGAAGTGGTTGACTACGTTGAGCCGCAGTCATAA
- a CDS encoding diguanylate cyclase translates to MMRFLVVCLLMLCSMPVFASITDYVVKQWNIQNGLPSQSLKSIAQDEQGYMWLGTQFGLSRFDGNTFTNFNTQNSDFLPSNGINKLLVDSTGLLWVGTKNGLVTLDPKTMMSQTFNVKGPVRDILEDSKGSIWIAANGLYYVARNQVTLNQNSALIVPVSNATAITQIVGSVSQMALSPEGIWLVNERHLLRLTNTSSDFAKLRLELTAKVSLPERLAQTIIHDMAWLEGNLYLASELGAYFLDLDDELRPFPLPNASNSAVYKFMSDSDGALWISTYGRLLFRDNSGDWQWVEPSQLDQSIWFADIFRDNQNNIWLASFSEGLWLAHEGRIERHSAISNMTEAVMAISQAPDGKLWVANRSGVGYFDYNKNFVNQIPSNQFGRAAVHDLQFDGDRLYIATGRGVFYYENQNLYTVPGRALRDNPVFAISRSSKGGFWLGTGRGMYRLSYGGLTPFAYNAFLSSKFITYVLDEQNFGLIGTSKGAYYFTDRGIEKIGDQTSLESAYVTSILNIEGVGILIGSLNDGLFYRSTKGQWRQLDATDGLPYGSIFSLVYDKQLKRIWVSTMKGVYRMPVEQFGTDIESLKVEQVISSFDRQLDGKASQCCAGLGHDAVADTGNSIWYPSLQGVVEIPKSVELFGVQALKPRIESLITPLRHLSTATLGNKPELQIDERDVTLKYTAIDYYAPSSIEFRYRLSGLDSDWRYANTRREAIYTNLPPGSFLFQLEAKRRGEDWQKARRTEYSFVVPRRFDETIYFRLLITSSFILLFYLVFWVFRAQEKRKQLALESLVTERTVELREANDKLNQVNSQLKLVSHSDELTGLRSRRFLFDQLPKDIEHFQRNSQSLQAQGKSLVLLIINFDNFSRINDAYGPLAGDSCLQQMATLLNSRTQGSDYVARWSGDEFLLLLRDFKRTAIDNYVADLCEAIAANPFRLPNGESTTITASIGWSFYPLPLLGGQVIGWETSVNLADIALHQVKKRGGDGVANITFDEQLDAFEFEQSNNVDQQLSALQANGLADIKIWMR, encoded by the coding sequence ATGATGCGATTTCTAGTTGTCTGTTTGTTGATGCTTTGCAGCATGCCTGTGTTTGCATCTATTACTGACTATGTCGTTAAACAGTGGAACATCCAAAATGGCTTGCCATCACAATCTTTAAAAAGTATTGCTCAAGATGAGCAAGGCTATATGTGGCTAGGCACACAGTTTGGATTAAGCCGATTTGATGGTAATACTTTCACCAACTTCAATACGCAAAATAGCGACTTCCTGCCAAGTAACGGTATTAATAAGTTATTGGTTGATAGCACTGGATTACTTTGGGTAGGTACCAAAAATGGCTTGGTGACACTTGATCCTAAAACTATGATGTCGCAAACCTTTAATGTCAAAGGCCCTGTGCGGGATATTCTTGAAGACTCCAAAGGTAGTATCTGGATTGCCGCGAACGGCCTTTATTATGTTGCTCGAAATCAAGTCACACTAAATCAAAACTCAGCGTTAATCGTACCGGTATCTAATGCCACTGCAATTACGCAAATTGTTGGTTCAGTGAGTCAAATGGCTTTGTCGCCAGAAGGTATTTGGCTGGTTAATGAGCGTCACTTACTGCGCTTAACTAATACCTCTTCTGACTTTGCAAAATTACGATTAGAACTCACTGCAAAAGTGTCATTACCTGAACGATTAGCACAAACCATTATTCATGATATGGCTTGGCTTGAAGGTAACTTATACCTAGCCTCTGAGCTAGGTGCTTATTTTCTTGATTTAGATGATGAGCTGCGTCCATTCCCACTTCCAAATGCGAGTAACTCTGCTGTTTATAAGTTTATGAGTGACTCTGATGGGGCGTTATGGATTTCGACCTATGGCAGGCTGTTATTTCGTGATAACTCAGGTGATTGGCAATGGGTTGAGCCAAGTCAGCTAGATCAGAGTATTTGGTTTGCTGATATCTTTCGTGATAATCAAAATAATATTTGGCTGGCAAGCTTCAGTGAAGGTTTATGGCTTGCTCATGAGGGGCGTATTGAACGTCACTCTGCTATTTCAAATATGACAGAAGCGGTGATGGCTATTAGCCAAGCACCTGATGGCAAATTATGGGTGGCCAATCGAAGTGGTGTTGGCTACTTCGATTATAACAAAAATTTTGTAAATCAAATTCCGAGTAATCAATTTGGTCGAGCTGCGGTGCACGACTTACAATTTGATGGTGACCGTTTGTACATCGCAACTGGTCGCGGTGTGTTTTATTACGAAAACCAAAACTTATATACAGTCCCTGGGCGAGCGCTACGAGATAACCCTGTATTCGCAATTAGCCGTTCTAGCAAAGGCGGTTTTTGGCTTGGTACTGGCCGAGGTATGTATCGCTTAAGTTATGGTGGTTTAACACCATTTGCTTACAATGCATTCTTAAGCAGTAAATTTATAACCTATGTTCTTGATGAGCAAAACTTTGGCTTAATTGGTACCAGTAAAGGGGCTTATTACTTTACCGACCGAGGTATTGAGAAAATTGGCGACCAAACTAGTTTAGAAAGTGCTTACGTCACCAGTATTTTAAATATTGAAGGGGTGGGGATATTAATAGGCTCACTTAACGATGGTCTATTTTATCGCAGTACCAAAGGTCAGTGGCGTCAGTTAGATGCGACCGATGGTCTACCGTATGGGTCTATTTTTAGTCTCGTTTACGATAAGCAGTTAAAGCGTATTTGGGTAAGTACCATGAAAGGCGTATATCGCATGCCGGTAGAGCAGTTTGGTACTGACATTGAGAGCTTAAAAGTAGAACAAGTGATCTCATCGTTTGACCGTCAGCTCGATGGTAAAGCTAGTCAATGTTGTGCCGGTCTTGGCCATGATGCTGTGGCAGATACAGGTAACTCTATTTGGTACCCAAGCCTACAAGGTGTTGTTGAAATTCCAAAGAGTGTTGAGCTCTTTGGTGTGCAAGCTCTGAAACCTCGTATTGAAAGCCTGATCACGCCGCTTCGTCATTTAAGTACGGCAACCTTAGGTAATAAACCTGAGCTGCAAATTGATGAGCGTGATGTGACATTAAAATATACTGCGATTGATTATTATGCCCCTTCAAGTATTGAGTTCCGTTACCGCTTAAGTGGCTTGGACAGTGACTGGCGTTATGCTAATACTCGTCGTGAGGCAATTTATACCAACTTACCGCCGGGTTCTTTTTTATTCCAGCTTGAAGCAAAACGCCGTGGTGAAGATTGGCAAAAAGCACGTCGTACTGAGTATAGTTTTGTGGTGCCGCGTCGCTTTGACGAGACTATCTATTTCAGACTTTTGATCACCAGCAGCTTTATTTTATTGTTTTATCTTGTGTTCTGGGTATTTAGAGCGCAAGAGAAACGTAAACAATTAGCTCTTGAGAGCTTAGTAACAGAACGAACTGTTGAGCTTCGTGAAGCCAACGATAAGCTTAATCAAGTAAATTCACAGCTTAAGTTAGTTAGCCATTCTGATGAGCTTACTGGATTACGTAGCCGCCGTTTCTTGTTTGATCAACTACCAAAAGATATCGAGCACTTCCAGCGAAACTCGCAGTCATTACAAGCGCAGGGCAAATCATTGGTATTGTTGATCATTAACTTTGATAACTTTAGCCGAATTAATGATGCTTATGGGCCACTTGCAGGCGATAGCTGTTTACAGCAAATGGCAACCTTACTTAATAGCCGTACACAAGGTTCTGACTATGTCGCACGTTGGAGTGGTGATGAGTTTTTACTCTTACTACGTGATTTCAAACGTACAGCGATAGACAATTATGTTGCTGATTTATGTGAAGCAATTGCAGCAAATCCATTTAGATTACCAAATGGTGAGTCAACCACCATTACTGCGTCGATTGGCTGGTCTTTCTACCCATTACCTTTATTGGGTGGACAAGTTATTGGTTGGGAAACTTCAGTCAATCTTGCTGATATCGCATTACATCAAGTTAAAAAGCGTGGTGGTGATGGTGTTGCAAACATTACCTTTGATGAGCAATTAGATGCCTTTGAGTTCGAGCAAAGCAATAATGTTGATCAGCAGCTCAGTGCATTACAAGCTAATGGCTTAGCCGATATAAAAATTTGGATGCGATAG
- the ribE gene encoding 6,7-dimethyl-8-ribityllumazine synthase: MKIIEGNKYAPGKKFAIVISRFNDFIGSSLLAGAVDELKRTGGVSEDDITVVYVPGAVELPLAAKRVAAKKEHDAIIALGVVIRGGTPHFDLVAGESNKGLAQVSLEYDIPVAFGVLTTESIEQAIERAGTKMGNKGGEAALGALEMVNVLDKI; the protein is encoded by the coding sequence ATGAAAATTATTGAAGGTAACAAATACGCACCGGGCAAAAAGTTTGCCATTGTCATTTCTCGCTTTAATGACTTTATTGGTAGCAGCCTATTAGCAGGTGCTGTTGATGAGCTTAAGCGCACAGGTGGCGTATCTGAAGACGACATTACTGTTGTTTACGTACCAGGTGCCGTTGAATTACCTTTAGCAGCGAAACGCGTTGCAGCAAAGAAAGAACACGATGCAATCATCGCTTTAGGCGTAGTGATCAGAGGTGGTACGCCACACTTTGATTTAGTCGCTGGCGAATCAAACAAAGGTCTTGCGCAAGTATCTCTTGAGTATGATATCCCGGTTGCATTTGGCGTATTAACCACTGAAAGCATTGAGCAAGCAATTGAGCGCGCAGGTACCAAAATGGGTAATAAAGGCGGCGAAGCTGCTTTAGGTGCGCTTGAAATGGTTAATGTGTTAGACAAAATTTAA
- the ribD gene encoding bifunctional diaminohydroxyphosphoribosylaminopyrimidine deaminase/5-amino-6-(5-phosphoribosylamino)uracil reductase RibD gives MSFTELDTAYMARAIELAKQGRFTTTPNPNVGCVLVKDGEIVGEGFHQLAGQGHAEVNALAVAGDNAKGATAYVTLEPCSHYGRTPPCAEGLKAAGVSKVIAAMVDPNPAVSGRGLQILADAGISVASGLLEQQARDLNKGFLKRMETGVPYVTCKMACSLDGKTALNNGQSKWITGPKARQDVQAYRAQSCAILTGADTVITDNAKLNVRVDELPFAMPTSLPLRQPTRVIIDSQNRLTPELTLFSIESPVIIFTTSLDKQHQWPHFVKHEVVPAVNNKVDLSAVLKRLAELQFNQIWLEAGATLAGVFAEQDLIDEYIVYIAPKLIGDMGKSLLNFAEVTVMSDITELTFTDTVMIGDDIRLTATKQSKPQKLKNKE, from the coding sequence ATGTCATTCACAGAGCTTGATACTGCTTATATGGCGCGTGCCATTGAGCTTGCTAAACAAGGGCGTTTTACCACGACTCCAAACCCTAATGTTGGCTGTGTACTGGTTAAAGATGGCGAAATAGTCGGTGAAGGGTTTCATCAACTAGCAGGGCAGGGCCATGCTGAAGTAAATGCCTTGGCTGTGGCTGGCGACAATGCGAAAGGCGCCACAGCATATGTAACTTTAGAGCCTTGTAGTCATTATGGACGCACTCCGCCTTGTGCCGAAGGTTTAAAAGCAGCTGGTGTCAGTAAGGTTATTGCTGCCATGGTCGATCCTAACCCTGCGGTGAGTGGTCGTGGTCTACAGATTTTAGCCGATGCTGGTATTTCAGTGGCATCCGGTTTACTTGAGCAACAAGCGCGTGACCTAAACAAAGGCTTTTTAAAGCGTATGGAAACAGGGGTACCATATGTGACTTGTAAAATGGCCTGTAGTTTAGATGGCAAAACCGCGCTAAATAATGGTCAAAGTAAATGGATTACTGGTCCTAAAGCGCGCCAAGATGTGCAAGCATATCGTGCGCAAAGTTGTGCTATCTTGACGGGGGCTGACACAGTCATTACTGATAATGCAAAACTCAATGTGCGCGTTGATGAACTGCCATTTGCTATGCCTACATCCTTGCCTTTGCGCCAGCCTACTCGAGTGATTATTGATTCACAAAATAGGTTAACGCCTGAACTTACATTATTTAGCATTGAAAGTCCGGTGATTATTTTCACTACATCGCTTGATAAACAACATCAATGGCCTCACTTTGTTAAACACGAAGTTGTACCAGCAGTTAATAATAAAGTTGATTTATCCGCGGTTTTAAAGCGTCTTGCTGAACTACAATTTAATCAGATATGGCTCGAAGCAGGAGCGACCCTTGCAGGGGTGTTTGCTGAGCAGGATTTAATTGACGAATACATCGTTTATATTGCCCCTAAGTTAATAGGTGATATGGGCAAAAGCTTACTAAACTTTGCAGAAGTTACCGTGATGAGTGATATCACTGAACTGACCTTTACTGATACAGTGATGATTGGCGACGATATTCGCTTAACAGCTACAAAGCAAAGCAAGCCACAAAAATTGAAAAATAAAGAGTAG
- the thrC gene encoding threonine synthase, translating into MQLHNLKDETQQVSFVEAVKTGLGRNQGVFFPDSLSPIQDIDSLLDLDFVSRSSKILSHLIGDELPADTVAQMVQNAFNFDVKLVEVEKDIYCLELFHGPTLAFKDFGGRFMAECLAQFNQGEKVTILTATSGDTGAAVAHAFYNKPNIDVVILYPKGKISLAQQKLFTTLGNNIHCYAVDGSFDDCQSMVKQAFLDDEIKQKLGLNSANSINISRLVAQVCYYFEAIAQLPKEQRSKAHISVPSGNFGNVCAAMIGAVLGMPVAKLSATTNQNDTVPRFLRNKEWAPNDTLESLSNAMDVSKPNNWPRVQFMLDNEWFSYDDFYSSCVGEEETKEVMKKIHQTGYIAEPHTAIAYQGLKENLADGSAGIFLATAHPAKFKDSVEQILDIELPMPKPLADALAKQCLAEDIKFDYQLLRTELLNKLA; encoded by the coding sequence ATGCAATTACATAATTTAAAAGATGAAACACAACAGGTGTCGTTTGTTGAAGCGGTAAAAACGGGTTTAGGCCGTAATCAAGGTGTGTTCTTCCCTGATAGCCTATCGCCAATACAAGACATTGATTCTTTATTAGATTTGGACTTTGTTAGTCGGAGTAGTAAGATTTTATCGCACTTAATTGGTGATGAATTACCTGCTGATACCGTCGCACAGATGGTGCAAAACGCTTTTAACTTCGATGTGAAGTTGGTAGAAGTTGAAAAAGACATTTATTGTTTGGAGTTATTTCATGGCCCAACGCTTGCTTTTAAGGACTTTGGCGGTCGTTTTATGGCTGAGTGTCTTGCCCAATTTAACCAAGGCGAAAAAGTCACTATTTTAACGGCCACATCGGGCGATACTGGCGCAGCCGTTGCTCATGCATTTTATAACAAGCCAAATATAGATGTCGTGATCTTATACCCAAAAGGTAAAATATCATTAGCGCAGCAAAAACTATTCACTACTTTAGGTAATAACATTCACTGCTACGCCGTTGATGGTAGCTTTGATGACTGCCAAAGTATGGTAAAACAAGCTTTCTTAGACGATGAAATTAAACAAAAGCTAGGTTTAAACTCAGCGAATTCAATCAACATCAGTCGTTTAGTTGCGCAAGTATGCTATTACTTTGAAGCAATTGCGCAATTACCAAAAGAGCAGCGTAGTAAAGCGCATATCTCAGTACCTAGTGGTAACTTTGGTAATGTATGTGCGGCGATGATTGGTGCTGTACTTGGAATGCCTGTTGCTAAATTAAGTGCCACAACTAATCAAAACGACACTGTGCCACGCTTCTTGCGAAATAAAGAGTGGGCGCCAAATGACACACTTGAGTCTTTATCGAACGCAATGGATGTGAGTAAACCGAATAACTGGCCACGCGTTCAATTTATGCTAGATAACGAATGGTTTAGCTATGATGACTTTTATTCAAGCTGTGTTGGTGAAGAAGAAACAAAAGAGGTGATGAAAAAAATTCATCAGACTGGTTATATTGCAGAACCTCATACTGCAATTGCTTATCAAGGCTTGAAAGAAAATCTAGCCGACGGTAGTGCAGGTATATTTTTAGCGACCGCACACCCTGCTAAATTCAAAGACAGTGTAGAGCAAATTTTAGACATTGAACTGCCAATGCCAAAACCGCTTGCTGATGCATTGGCAAAGCAGTGTTTGGCCGAAGATATTAAGTTTGATTATCAATTGCTTCGAACAGAGTTGCTAAATAAATTAGCTTAA
- the nrdR gene encoding transcriptional regulator NrdR: MHCPFCTAKDTKVIDSRLVGGGHQVRRRRECNECHERFTTFEGAELVMPRVIKQDGSREPFNEDKLLNGLHRALEKRPVSTEQVDEVVNIIKSQLRATGEREISSHLIGECIMESLKKLDKVAYVRFASVYRSFEDIREFGEEIARLGD; encoded by the coding sequence ATGCATTGCCCTTTTTGCACCGCAAAAGATACCAAAGTAATTGATTCTCGACTTGTTGGCGGTGGTCACCAAGTTAGACGTCGACGTGAATGTAACGAATGCCATGAGCGCTTTACCACCTTTGAAGGCGCTGAACTTGTGATGCCAAGAGTGATTAAGCAAGACGGTAGTCGCGAACCATTTAACGAAGATAAGTTACTCAATGGCTTGCATCGAGCTTTAGAGAAACGCCCAGTTAGCACTGAGCAGGTCGACGAAGTCGTTAACATTATTAAATCTCAACTTCGTGCTACTGGTGAGCGTGAAATATCTAGCCATTTAATTGGCGAGTGCATCATGGAGTCACTGAAGAAACTCGACAAAGTGGCCTATGTGCGTTTTGCATCTGTATATCGTTCATTTGAAGATATTCGCGAGTTTGGTGAAGAAATCGCTCGTTTAGGTGATTAA